The Vibrio crassostreae genomic interval TTGTAAGTTGAGAACCTTGAGCTTCCATTACACGTGGGCTTGTGTAGTTTTCTGAAGCGATAAGTTCGATGTGCTCTTCCTGACGAAGAGTTTCTTCTTGGATAGCTGCGAATAGATCCGCATCGTAATCAGCAATGTTCATGTCACGCTTAAGCATCTGTATCTCCTGACTCAGATTGTACTGAAAGTTTCAAAAAAACCACACAACGACCGAAAGCAAACGTTTCCGTCACCGTTTTGATGTGACGCATTCTACATAATTTGATCTAGGTCATAAAGAGCTAATTGCAATTTTATCATGCAGTTTTTTCATAATCACATATAAGATTCATCATGGTTATTTAGCTTATCCAACCAAAGATGCCGCTTACTGTCAATTTTACGATTTACACCCTGTAAAACGCAGATTACATAGGTTTACCTTAATTTTGCACCTCAAGCTACCGAAAGCTAAGGTTTTTCTCTACTATGCACGCCTTTATTGGTTAGGTAATTATAAAAACGATGGAAAAACACTCACGTAAAGAAGATTGGGTAGCAATTCTCACTGGCACGTTTTTAGTGGCGTTAGGCGTCTTCTTTTTACAGTCAGCGAACCTGCTTACCGGTGGTACTACTGGCTTGGCTCTGCTTTTGAGTCAATTCTTGCCTGTAACCTTTGGTATTTTGTACTTTGTTGCCAATTGTCCATTCTACTTATTAGCATGGAAACGATTCGGCCGCAGCTTTGCTATTAGCAGTGCGATTTCTGGAGCTTTAGTGTCTGTGTTTGCCGATCATTTATACTTGGTGATTTCGTTAGAAGTTCATAATGAGATTTACTGCGCTGTTGCAGGCGGGCTGTTAATGGGCTTAGGTATGCTGATCTTATTCCGTCATCGCTCAAGCTTGGGTGGATTCAACGTCTTGTGCTTATTCATTCAGGATCGCTACGGTATCTCAGTAGGCAAAACCCAAATGGCTATTGATGCGTGTATTCTGTTTGCATCATTCTTCTTCGTATCGCCTTGGGTGATTGCGGTTTCTGTATTGGGCACTGCGGTATTGAACATCGTATTAGCGATGAATCACAAGCCTACGCGTTATTCAGTGAACTACGCGTCTTAGCGCCAGCTATCCAATCAATGAATTACTAGCTGTTTTTCATAACGAAAACAGCTAGTATTTAGCTTTTATAAGCTACCTTCTCTTTTCTTATGCAAGATTACCTCTCTAGTGCTAAAGACACTCAAACCTCGATCTCTATTGAAGGTTTAGAATTCAACCCCGCGACACGTGTCTTAAGTTGCAACGAGCAGGTCATCGATCTAGAACCTCGTTCTATTGAATTACTCGAACTGTTTCTGACTAGCGTGGGTGAGCCGCTCGCAGCTGAGCAGATCATCGAGTCGGTTTGGCAAAGTAGCTTCATCTCGAAGAATGTGCTTACTAACAGGATCAGTACACTGCGCTCAGTGCTGCAGAAGTACTTACCAGAAAGTGATGCGACTAAGATCTTGGTTACTTACCCACGCAAAGGGTACTTCCTTAACCCTAGCTCTGTGAGTTTGGCTAATGCACAGCCCGAACCTCTTGAGTTCACCGAGCAACCTAAAGCGAGTAAAAAGACATCACCGTTTAATCTTTTGTTACTGTCACTCTCTGTTGTGCTGCTGATAAGCACTGCGACTTTAGGTTATATGTTTTGGCACTCTTCAAACCAAGCCTCTGAGCTTGAACGCACACAAAGGCTGATTCCTAAGGTCGAGCTATTACTGAACCGTATCGATGCCATTGGAGACAATGCAAGAACGCATCGCAAAGCCGTAAAAGCGCTGCTGCTTCAACAACAAATTGAATACGCTTATACCGACTTAGCGAATCAAGATGCACCAAGTTACTTCGTAGACCCAATAGACAGCACGCCCTTCTTTCCGGGTG includes:
- a CDS encoding YitT family protein, whose amino-acid sequence is MEKHSRKEDWVAILTGTFLVALGVFFLQSANLLTGGTTGLALLLSQFLPVTFGILYFVANCPFYLLAWKRFGRSFAISSAISGALVSVFADHLYLVISLEVHNEIYCAVAGGLLMGLGMLILFRHRSSLGGFNVLCLFIQDRYGISVGKTQMAIDACILFASFFFVSPWVIAVSVLGTAVLNIVLAMNHKPTRYSVNYAS